A window of the Lolium perenne isolate Kyuss_39 chromosome 7, Kyuss_2.0, whole genome shotgun sequence genome harbors these coding sequences:
- the LOC127316902 gene encoding protein SOSEKI 3, with protein MPEEQQTTMEGKARRHASPAGMRTRPVRVEPEPPPTMKHEVGTTRVAVVYYLCCNHQLEHPHFMEVPLASPQGLYLRDVISRLDTLRGKGMAAKYSWSCKRRYKNGFVWHDLSEGDLLLPAQGTEYVLKGSELQLDQSKSPLSLVPGHQQNSSISYGKVQLHKATRQQQSPLSRRLNQGWPSMSPCPDPAVSIIKEAVPPSAVIVSAIGKAAVQPTLLSSPSASTIGYDERCRMPHSGSSSNSSPKTSTLSSGASSPGINNPAVAHDMATQTEDKARGNNKTLQQRQDVAGVTPERPEIAVESHPRHPPAGERPSSRRSSTLQSLIRAEAAGRRRGLLEEDERTATTGSVSGRLKPANLLMRLMACGPNSPGFGLVQKSYKPQFTWLEYPSASPELSPLGVLKPGTSSTSTARASETENCIGSLVGGVVGRLECSSSSRGHQDGVCEEARLSKGDLGSLCRSTSKRMGDPSSSGSVVP; from the exons ATGCCGGAGGAGCAGCAAACAACAATGGAGGGGAAGGCGAGGAGACATGCCAGCCCAGCAGGGATGCGTACCAGGCCCGTCAGGGTGGAGCCGGAGCCTCCACCGACCATGAAGCATGAGGTAGGGACGACAAGGGTGGCAGTGGTGTACTACCTGTGCTGCAACCACCAGCTGGAGCATCCACACTTCATGGAGGTGCCCCTCGCCTCCCCGCAAGGTCTCTACCTACGAG ATGTGATTAGCCGACTCGACACCCTGAGAGGGAAGGGCATGGCAGCCAAGTATTCCTGGTCCTGCAAAAG GAGATACAAGAATGGGTTTGTGTGGCACGATCTGTCTGAGGGTGATCTGCTTCTGCCCGCACAAGGCACCGAGTATGTCCTCAAGGGTTCCGAGCTCCAACTCGACCAGTCAAAGTCACCGCTGTCACTAGTACCAG GCCATCAGCAGAATAGTAGTATAAGCTATGGAAAGGTTCAGCTCCACAAGGCAACTCGACAACAACAGTCACCTCTTTCCCGTCGATTGAATCAAGGGTGGCCTTCTATGTCTCCGTGCCCTGATCCTGCTGTTTCAATCATCAAAGAGGCAGTACCACCTTCCGCTGTTATTGTTTCAGCCATAGGAAAGGCAGCCGTCCAGCCAACATTGCTGTCATCACCATCTGCTTCCACCATCGGTTACGACGAGCGATGCAGGATGCCACATTCAGGTTCCTCAAGCAACTCGTCCCCCAAGACAAGCACACTTTCCTCCGGTGCAAGCTCACCCGGCATCAACAATCCTGCGGTAGCGCACGACATGGCCACACAAACAGAGGACAAAGCCAGAGGGAACAATAAAACGCTCCAACAGAGACAAGATGTAGCAGGCGTGACCCCGGAAAGGCCAGAAATTGCTGTCGAGTCCCATCCCAGGCATCCACCTGCAGGAGAGCGCCCTTCCAGTAGGAGGAGTAGCACATTGCAGTCGCTGATAAGGGCAGAAGCGGCTGGCAGGAGGAGAGGTCTACTGGAGGAGGATGAAAGGACTGCTACAACGGGCTCTGTCAGCGGCAGGCTGAAGCCAGCCAACTTGCTCATGCGCCTCATGGCCTGCGGACCGAACAGCCCTGGCTTCGGCCTTGTTCAGAAATCATACAAGCCGCAGTTCACGTGGCTTGAGTACCCGTCGGCGTCTCCAGAGCTGTCCCCTCTTGGTGTGCTGAAGCCTGGGACTAGTAGCACGTCCACTGCCAGAGCTTCAGAAACAGAGAACTGCATTGGTAGCCTAGTTGGCGGTGTTGTAGGCAGGCTTGAATGCTCTTCTTCGTCTCGCGGTCACCAGGATGG AGTTTGCGAGGAAGCGCGCTTGTCGAAAGGGGACTTGGGTAGCCTGTGCAGGAGCACGAGCAAAAGGATGGGCGATCCGTCATCATCGGGCAGTGTGGTTCCATGA